Proteins from a genomic interval of Treponema brennaborense DSM 12168:
- a CDS encoding ABC transporter permease, which yields MGILLAVQGAASQGVLWGIMALGVYITFKVLDFADLTVDGSFALGGAVSAVMIVNGINPAVSLLAAFVAGGLSGIVTGLLHTKLQIPGILAGILTMIALYSVNIRVMGQANTPLLGTVTLMTQFEELFGLDRTVSSLLSGMIFSAVIIAALYWFFGTETGCAIRATGNNERMVRAQGVNTDTMKIAGLMLSNALVALSGALVAQSQGYADVGMGTGTIVIGLASIIIGEVIFGRRFSFWYMLMSVVFGSIIYRIIIAVVLQLGLKSTDLKLLTAVIVALALAIPVIKKNMIKKQSTQGGTSC from the coding sequence ATGGGAATTTTACTTGCCGTACAAGGCGCCGCATCGCAGGGTGTGCTTTGGGGAATTATGGCGCTGGGAGTATACATCACTTTCAAAGTACTTGATTTTGCCGATCTGACCGTAGACGGCAGTTTCGCGTTGGGCGGAGCGGTGAGCGCCGTTATGATCGTCAACGGAATAAATCCCGCCGTTTCACTGCTCGCCGCGTTCGTCGCCGGCGGGCTTTCCGGCATCGTAACGGGACTGCTGCACACGAAACTCCAGATACCCGGTATACTCGCCGGCATTTTGACGATGATCGCGTTGTATTCCGTAAATATCCGCGTCATGGGGCAAGCGAACACGCCGTTGCTGGGCACGGTTACGCTGATGACGCAGTTTGAAGAGCTGTTCGGTTTGGACCGAACTGTCAGTTCGCTTTTGTCCGGAATGATTTTTTCGGCAGTCATCATCGCGGCGCTCTATTGGTTTTTCGGAACGGAAACCGGCTGTGCAATCCGTGCCACCGGAAACAACGAACGGATGGTGCGCGCGCAGGGCGTCAACACCGATACTATGAAAATCGCGGGGCTCATGCTTTCAAACGCGCTCGTCGCGCTTTCCGGCGCGCTCGTTGCCCAAAGTCAGGGATACGCGGACGTCGGCATGGGAACCGGTACTATCGTTATCGGCCTCGCGTCGATCATCATCGGTGAAGTCATCTTCGGCCGGCGGTTTTCATTCTGGTATATGCTCATGTCCGTCGTGTTCGGTTCCATCATTTACCGCATCATTATCGCGGTCGTCCTGCAGCTCGGACTGAAATCGACGGATCTGAAACTCCTGACCGCGGTCATCGTAGCGCTGGCGCTCGCCATTCCCGTTATTAAAAAGAATATGATAAAAAAACAGAGCACGCAGGGAGGTACTTCATGCTGA
- a CDS encoding ABC transporter ATP-binding protein, producing MLKLTHVSKTFNPGTITEKKALRDISLELDDGDFVTVIGGNGAGKSTLLNLIAGVHRTDTGSIMLDGTDITGWKEHNRAQFLGRVFQDPMMGTAANMEIEENLALAYRRGKKRGLGWGIKQEERAVYRDMLASLDLGLENRMTSKVGLLSGGQRQALTLLMATLQKPKLLLLDEHTAALDPKTAKKVLELTEEIVAKDRLTTFMVTHNMKNAIRYGNRLIMMLEGNVVYDVRGEEKKNLQVADLLKKFETVSEDGLVNDRMLLS from the coding sequence ATGCTGAAGCTGACGCATGTTTCAAAAACGTTCAATCCGGGTACCATTACGGAAAAAAAGGCGCTGCGGGACATTTCATTGGAACTTGACGACGGAGATTTCGTTACGGTCATCGGCGGAAACGGCGCGGGAAAATCGACGCTGCTGAATCTGATCGCAGGCGTGCACCGAACGGACACCGGTTCCATCATGCTGGACGGAACCGATATCACCGGCTGGAAAGAACACAACCGCGCGCAGTTTTTGGGGCGCGTGTTTCAGGACCCGATGATGGGAACCGCCGCAAATATGGAGATAGAAGAAAACCTCGCACTCGCCTACCGCCGCGGAAAAAAACGCGGTTTGGGCTGGGGCATCAAACAGGAAGAACGCGCCGTATACCGCGACATGCTCGCGTCGCTCGATCTCGGTCTTGAAAACCGGATGACGTCCAAAGTGGGGCTGCTTTCGGGCGGTCAGCGCCAAGCGCTGACACTGCTCATGGCGACGCTGCAGAAACCGAAGCTGCTGCTGCTCGACGAACACACGGCGGCGCTCGACCCGAAAACGGCGAAAAAAGTGCTCGAACTGACAGAAGAAATCGTCGCGAAAGACAGGCTGACGACGTTTATGGTTACGCACAACATGAAAAACGCTATCCGCTACGGCAACCGGCTTATCATGATGCTTGAAGGCAACGTCGTGTACGACGTGCGCGGCGAAGAAAAAAAGAACCTGCAGGTTGCCGATCTGCTCAAAAAGTTTGAAACCGTCAGCGAAGACGGTCTTGTAAACGACCGGATGCTGCTGAGCTGA
- a CDS encoding response regulator, which produces MYKLIIADDEPLERKALALIAAQSGLPFTCIEAKNGREAVELALDQAADAALLDIKMPAVDGIQAAEKIRERLPDCLIVFLTAWSVFDYAQTAVRLGARDYIVKPAETDAVIGVLSRLVRELDSRTSSRRAADLQMNGMLELLEMDFFNALKYGGLSAEKIRCWLSLQHIRCESGFSFVFSAGNDFDLCGGAVLPQITGACRKNGYVPCCFEERAVDGTVLYHVLVFSEQPENAVPRIDLMQFSYKWSDFRCGEGMPFRSADRIASSLQQSLLAYLKTNAASPVLHYRNLPPAVPPLAGTWMTELESGIIHALSEADEQGALLLSAEYFDRLMLEYGDDAPAQRAVCMEMLLVVTRSIEYKYRIAPPVLPSSADTVDTAALRLIFQGYVHKTCTEVLTDRRNKYERIFNSIEEYLHIHFAEPISLETVAEFVGIDSDYCCKLFKKHTSISFVEYLSGLRLDAAAELLKNGKPVADAARNSGYQDPAYFSRAFKKKFGLPPKQFQLVHLNR; this is translated from the coding sequence GTGTATAAATTGATTATTGCCGACGACGAACCGCTGGAGCGGAAAGCGCTCGCGCTGATAGCGGCGCAAAGCGGACTGCCTTTTACCTGTATCGAAGCAAAAAACGGCAGGGAAGCGGTGGAGCTTGCGCTGGACCAAGCTGCCGACGCGGCGCTGCTCGACATCAAAATGCCCGCGGTGGATGGAATTCAAGCGGCGGAGAAAATACGGGAACGGCTGCCCGACTGTCTGATCGTGTTTTTGACCGCCTGGAGCGTGTTCGATTACGCGCAGACGGCCGTCAGACTCGGTGCGCGCGATTACATCGTAAAACCGGCTGAAACCGACGCCGTGATCGGCGTACTGTCCCGGCTGGTGCGGGAGCTTGATTCCCGCACCAGTTCACGCCGGGCGGCGGATTTGCAGATGAACGGTATGCTCGAACTGCTTGAAATGGATTTTTTCAACGCGCTCAAATACGGCGGTCTGTCCGCCGAAAAAATCAGATGCTGGCTTTCCCTGCAGCATATCCGCTGTGAATCGGGATTCTCGTTCGTTTTCAGTGCCGGAAACGACTTCGATTTGTGCGGCGGCGCCGTTTTACCGCAGATTACGGGGGCGTGCCGCAAAAACGGGTACGTTCCGTGCTGTTTTGAAGAACGGGCCGTGGACGGTACGGTTTTGTATCACGTGCTGGTGTTTTCGGAACAGCCGGAAAACGCCGTGCCGCGCATCGATTTGATGCAGTTTTCGTACAAATGGAGCGATTTCAGATGCGGAGAAGGGATGCCGTTCCGTTCCGCGGATCGAATCGCCTCGTCGCTTCAGCAAAGTCTGCTGGCGTATCTGAAAACGAACGCCGCTTCGCCGGTGCTGCATTACCGAAACCTGCCGCCTGCGGTTCCGCCGCTCGCCGGTACCTGGATGACCGAACTTGAATCGGGTATTATTCACGCGCTGTCCGAGGCCGACGAACAAGGCGCGCTGCTGCTGTCCGCTGAATATTTCGATCGCCTGATGCTTGAATACGGCGATGACGCGCCGGCGCAGCGGGCGGTCTGCATGGAAATGCTGCTGGTCGTTACCCGTTCCATTGAGTATAAATACCGCATCGCGCCGCCGGTGCTGCCTTCTTCGGCGGATACGGTAGATACGGCGGCGCTTCGGCTGATTTTTCAGGGATACGTGCATAAAACGTGTACCGAAGTGCTGACCGACCGGCGCAATAAGTACGAGCGTATTTTCAACAGTATAGAAGAGTATCTGCATATTCACTTTGCGGAACCGATTTCTTTGGAAACGGTTGCCGAATTCGTGGGAATCGACAGCGATTACTGTTGCAAATTATTTAAAAAACACACGTCGATTTCTTTCGTTGAATATCTTTCGGGACTCCGGCTGGATGCTGCGGCGGAATTGTTAAAAAACGGCAAACCCGTTGCCGACGCGGCGAGGAATTCCGGTTATCAGGATCCTGCGTATTTTTCCCGCGCGTTCAAGAAAAAATTCGGCCTGCCGCCGAAACAGTTCCAGCTCGTGCATTTGAACCGCTGA
- the purU gene encoding formyltetrahydrofolate deformylase: MNTIQYTFTATSPDKSGLIAAITHAIAASGGNILNLAQHTAVDVGIFFCRINFSVPESAVPESSDSESSDQSFSEDRFRELFDETARSFSLTWQLFRADKKQRMAVLVSKTSHCLYEVLLKHQDKQLHCDIPVIISNHPDLCAVATEFHIPFYQVDPAKGKAAYETDLAAILTEYRIDILCLARYMQILSPEFTRAWNNKIINIHHGFLPAFKGAKPYHQAWHKGVKIIGATAHFANEDLDQGPIIYQDVIRVQDTNSIEEFVRMGKDVERKVLVEGLRRYFDHSIFLHEGRTFIIE, translated from the coding sequence ATGAACACGATACAATATACGTTTACCGCAACAAGTCCGGATAAAAGCGGTTTAATTGCAGCTATTACGCACGCTATTGCCGCATCGGGCGGCAATATTTTAAATCTTGCGCAGCATACCGCGGTCGACGTCGGGATCTTTTTCTGCCGTATCAATTTTTCCGTTCCCGAATCGGCTGTTCCCGAATCATCCGATTCCGAATCATCCGATCAGTCGTTTTCGGAAGATCGGTTCCGTGAACTTTTTGATGAAACGGCCCGTTCCTTTTCCTTGACTTGGCAGCTGTTCCGCGCCGATAAAAAGCAGCGGATGGCCGTGCTGGTATCCAAGACGAGCCATTGTCTGTACGAAGTGCTGCTCAAGCATCAGGACAAGCAGTTGCATTGCGATATACCGGTCATTATTTCCAACCATCCCGATCTGTGTGCGGTTGCGACCGAATTCCATATTCCCTTTTATCAAGTCGATCCGGCCAAAGGCAAAGCCGCGTATGAAACCGATTTGGCGGCGATCCTTACCGAATACCGCATCGACATTCTGTGCCTCGCCCGGTATATGCAGATTCTGTCGCCCGAGTTTACGCGGGCGTGGAACAACAAGATTATCAACATACATCACGGCTTTTTGCCTGCGTTCAAAGGTGCAAAACCGTATCATCAGGCGTGGCATAAAGGCGTAAAAATCATCGGTGCCACGGCTCATTTTGCCAACGAAGATCTCGACCAGGGACCCATCATTTATCAGGACGTGATCCGCGTACAGGATACCAATTCAATAGAAGAATTCGTGCGCATGGGAAAAGACGTCGAACGGAAAGTACTTGTCGAAGGATTGAGGCGCTATTTCGATCACAGCATTTTCCTGCACGAAGGCCGCACGTTCATCATAGAATAA
- a CDS encoding TRAP transporter small permease, whose translation MKHPVFRSEMNRAEKVFSCVTYAFDWVYRVLLEYAKVVLLVIIVIVSAQVFSRKVFGTSIRWSEEVALLLMVWTAFISMAIGVEKGLHIAIEMFFNRFPGKIRIAVTKINTFATFLFGLALVVYGGKLIGSTMSSTLPATQWPAGMLYLMMPVGGVFIMYFTFLSLFGLERFRHFDIEDGAADAPPEPLAAVSGKEADHV comes from the coding sequence GTGAAACATCCCGTTTTTAGATCGGAAATGAACCGTGCGGAAAAGGTGTTCAGTTGCGTTACGTATGCGTTCGATTGGGTATACCGCGTACTGCTCGAATATGCGAAAGTGGTACTGTTGGTTATCATCGTTATCGTAAGCGCGCAGGTGTTCAGCAGAAAAGTGTTCGGCACCAGCATCCGCTGGTCGGAAGAAGTGGCGCTTTTGCTTATGGTGTGGACTGCTTTCATTTCCATGGCGATCGGCGTGGAAAAAGGACTGCATATTGCCATTGAAATGTTTTTCAATCGGTTCCCCGGAAAAATTCGGATCGCAGTTACGAAAATAAACACGTTCGCGACTTTTTTGTTCGGTTTGGCGCTTGTCGTGTACGGCGGCAAACTGATCGGTTCCACCATGTCGTCCACGCTGCCGGCGACGCAGTGGCCCGCCGGTATGCTGTATCTGATGATGCCGGTCGGCGGCGTTTTTATCATGTATTTTACGTTTTTATCGTTATTCGGTTTGGAACGGTTCAGACATTTCGATATAGAAGACGGCGCCGCCGACGCGCCGCCGGAACCGCTCGCCGCGGTTTCCGGTAAGGAGGCTGATCATGTATGA
- a CDS encoding FprA family A-type flavoprotein: MKAKPITDHIFALHADITDAPYFEGIWSIPDGVTLNSYIVRGEKTALIDLYRDWESAPQQMNEQLSSVGLTAADIDYVILNHLEPDHTGFLREFHAMNPDAEIISTAKGIALAQNFCKAGAGTYRAVKTGDELDLGKGIVLQFTETPNVHWPETMMTYEHSSGVLFSCDAFGSYGKTGNRIFDDEFSTEEHAFYEREALRYYANIVASFSTAVKSAIAKFDGVPVNVVAPSHGLVWRAHPEVILERYASYAGCNTGGKLENKICVVYGSMYGSTKAGVDAVVSGITKAGERRAAAGGNAPEVVVLEIPATDISVVLAQAYDAAGIVMAMPTYEYKMFPPAAYVLNLFARKHFTGKKALRIGSWGWIGGAKKEYDEAVLPLKWDEIESYEWQGIPSAEDLEVLAQRGAALADTVADTVAGAVAASERK; this comes from the coding sequence ATGAAGGCGAAACCTATAACGGATCATATCTTTGCGTTGCACGCGGATATTACCGACGCACCGTATTTTGAAGGCATATGGTCAATTCCCGACGGCGTTACGCTCAATTCGTATATCGTGCGCGGTGAAAAAACGGCGCTCATCGATTTATACCGCGATTGGGAATCTGCGCCGCAGCAGATGAACGAACAGCTGTCTTCCGTCGGACTGACGGCGGCGGATATAGATTACGTGATTTTGAATCATCTTGAACCCGATCACACCGGATTTCTCAGGGAATTTCACGCGATGAATCCCGATGCGGAAATCATTTCAACGGCAAAAGGAATCGCGCTCGCGCAGAATTTCTGTAAAGCCGGAGCGGGAACGTATCGAGCGGTCAAAACCGGCGACGAACTTGATCTGGGAAAGGGCATCGTACTGCAGTTTACCGAAACGCCGAACGTCCACTGGCCCGAGACGATGATGACGTACGAACATTCGTCGGGCGTATTGTTTTCATGCGATGCCTTCGGTTCGTACGGCAAGACCGGCAACCGTATTTTCGACGACGAGTTCAGCACGGAAGAGCACGCTTTTTACGAACGTGAAGCGCTGCGCTATTATGCGAACATCGTCGCGAGTTTCAGTACCGCCGTCAAATCGGCGATCGCAAAATTTGACGGCGTTCCCGTTAACGTAGTGGCGCCGAGTCACGGACTGGTGTGGCGCGCTCATCCTGAAGTGATACTTGAACGCTACGCGTCGTACGCCGGCTGCAACACCGGCGGAAAACTCGAAAACAAAATATGCGTCGTATACGGTTCAATGTACGGCAGCACGAAGGCGGGCGTCGACGCCGTGGTTTCCGGTATCACGAAAGCCGGTGAACGCAGAGCCGCGGCCGGCGGAAATGCACCCGAAGTCGTCGTGCTCGAAATCCCCGCAACCGATATTTCAGTCGTGCTCGCGCAGGCGTACGATGCGGCGGGAATCGTTATGGCAATGCCGACGTACGAATATAAAATGTTCCCGCCGGCCGCGTACGTGCTGAATCTGTTCGCGCGCAAACATTTTACCGGCAAAAAAGCGCTGCGCATCGGCAGCTGGGGCTGGATCGGCGGCGCCAAAAAAGAATACGATGAAGCCGTCCTTCCGCTCAAATGGGATGAAATCGAATCGTACGAATGGCAGGGAATTCCGTCTGCGGAAGATTTGGAAGTTCTTGCGCAGCGCGGCGCGGCTCTTGCCGATACGGTTGCCGATACGGTTGCCGGTGCTGTTGCCGCTAGCGAGCGGAAATAA
- a CDS encoding sensor histidine kinase, with protein sequence MKKTGNTNKTFQQQLLWYSVSLIAAMVVLVSVIFFISSRETFKLQTQTSRYLYVRQLTTYLNGYRENLDSFFQSGSEQYLQNMNLYLARSTDMLHSIEESGSVGNTDILFLLHGIENGLDFIRRRSEPFAAEEISDSTYAEYATLSRVVSYLLDYTDNKLLSAVIADDAVRIAESRQFIGRFRSVLLIVVIGITAGYVAAALLLTSSLVSPIRKMVHAARQITNGNLAIPDISVQGASELAFLGDTLNRMKASLLERLSALQENADLEKKLHEQELQQVKILKELEAAQFLSLQAQIQPHFLFNTLNVIAQTALFEQAAQTRTLLFDLSSMLRYTLEARTAVSVEAEFDFIRRYLHIQQTRFGDRLSFELSCETEAYRVMIPPLLIQPFVENAVIHGLEPLEDGGTLSLAIALEGDALSITVCDNGTGMTDEKMAALLDNSLPDDRPQTSHIGVKNVVTRLRLYYGSSARISIRRIAPHGTQVELLVPQSGGTRV encoded by the coding sequence ATGAAAAAGACGGGAAACACCAATAAAACGTTTCAGCAGCAGCTGCTGTGGTACAGCGTCTCGCTGATAGCCGCAATGGTAGTTTTGGTTTCCGTCATCTTTTTTATCAGTTCCCGCGAGACGTTCAAATTACAGACGCAAACCTCCCGATATCTGTACGTGCGGCAGCTTACTACGTATTTGAACGGCTATCGCGAAAACCTCGATTCGTTTTTTCAAAGCGGTTCCGAGCAGTATTTGCAGAATATGAACTTGTACCTTGCCCGTTCGACCGATATGCTGCATTCTATAGAAGAAAGCGGTTCCGTCGGAAATACCGATATTCTGTTTTTGCTGCACGGTATTGAAAACGGACTCGATTTTATACGGCGCCGCTCGGAACCGTTCGCCGCGGAAGAGATTTCGGATTCGACGTACGCTGAATACGCAACGCTTTCCCGCGTCGTTTCGTACCTGCTCGATTACACCGACAATAAATTGCTTTCCGCCGTTATTGCCGACGATGCGGTGCGTATCGCGGAAAGCAGGCAGTTTATCGGCCGGTTCCGGTCGGTGCTGCTGATCGTCGTTATCGGAATCACCGCAGGATACGTTGCGGCGGCGCTGCTGCTCACGAGCTCGCTCGTTTCACCGATACGGAAAATGGTGCACGCCGCGCGCCAGATAACGAACGGAAACTTGGCGATTCCCGATATCAGCGTGCAGGGCGCCTCCGAACTGGCGTTTTTGGGCGACACGCTGAACCGGATGAAAGCGAGCCTGCTGGAACGGCTTTCGGCATTGCAGGAAAACGCCGATCTGGAAAAAAAACTGCATGAACAGGAACTTCAGCAGGTGAAAATCCTGAAAGAACTCGAAGCTGCCCAGTTTTTATCGCTGCAGGCGCAGATTCAGCCGCATTTCCTGTTCAATACGCTCAACGTTATCGCGCAAACTGCGCTGTTCGAGCAGGCGGCGCAGACGCGCACGCTGCTTTTCGATTTATCGTCGATGCTCCGGTACACGCTTGAAGCGCGGACCGCCGTATCCGTAGAGGCCGAATTCGATTTTATCCGCAGATATCTGCATATCCAGCAGACGCGTTTCGGCGATCGTCTCTCATTCGAGTTGAGCTGCGAGACTGAGGCGTACCGGGTGATGATTCCGCCGCTGCTCATTCAGCCGTTCGTTGAAAACGCCGTCATTCACGGGCTGGAACCGCTCGAAGACGGCGGAACGCTCAGCCTTGCTATCGCGCTGGAAGGCGATGCGCTGTCCATTACCGTTTGCGACAACGGAACCGGTATGACCGATGAAAAAATGGCCGCGCTGCTCGACAATTCACTGCCGGACGATCGGCCGCAAACGTCGCATATCGGCGTCAAAAACGTCGTAACGCGACTGCGCCTGTATTACGGCAGCAGCGCCCGGATCAGCATTCGGCGGATTGCGCCGCACGGAACGCAGGTGGAACTGCTGGTTCCGCAGTCGGGAGGAACTCGTGTATAA
- a CDS encoding ABC transporter substrate-binding protein: MKKTITKMTAIVLAAALSGSTVFALGQKDAPTGEKVYKIGVVQLVEHVALDASYRGFVDGLAEEGFVDGQNIKIDYQNAQGEQANCVTIAQKLVNDKDDLILAIATPAAQAVANLTRTIPIVITAVTDPASAKLVKSNELPGTNVTGTSDLTPVEAQIKLAKQFVPNLKTIGFLYCSSEQNSKFQIDIAKKACAELGIKYIDATVSNSNEIQQVTQSLIGKVDAIYAPTDNMIAAGMATVAIVANPAKIPVFCGEEGMVVQGGLATYGINYYELGKQTAKQAAAILRDGKKPAEMPIEYLETCDLSVNADTVKAIGIAVPAEIQAQLK; this comes from the coding sequence ATGAAAAAAACGATCACTAAAATGACGGCCATCGTGCTTGCAGCCGCGCTGAGCGGAAGCACGGTATTCGCGCTCGGACAGAAAGACGCACCCACCGGAGAAAAAGTATATAAAATCGGCGTCGTGCAGTTGGTCGAACACGTCGCGCTCGATGCGTCGTACCGCGGATTCGTGGACGGCCTTGCAGAAGAAGGATTCGTCGACGGACAGAATATCAAAATCGATTATCAGAACGCGCAGGGCGAACAGGCGAACTGCGTTACGATCGCACAGAAACTGGTGAACGATAAAGACGACCTGATTCTGGCCATCGCCACTCCCGCCGCTCAAGCGGTTGCAAATCTGACGCGCACGATTCCGATCGTGATTACTGCGGTAACGGATCCGGCGTCGGCAAAATTGGTAAAGTCGAACGAACTGCCCGGAACGAACGTAACGGGTACGTCCGACCTGACGCCCGTTGAAGCGCAGATCAAACTCGCAAAACAGTTCGTTCCCAATTTGAAAACGATCGGCTTTCTGTATTGTTCAAGCGAGCAGAATTCTAAATTCCAGATCGATATTGCAAAAAAAGCGTGCGCGGAGCTCGGCATCAAATACATCGACGCGACGGTATCCAACTCGAACGAAATCCAGCAGGTTACGCAGAGTCTCATCGGCAAAGTGGACGCAATCTACGCGCCGACCGACAACATGATAGCCGCCGGTATGGCGACGGTCGCAATCGTAGCGAATCCGGCAAAAATTCCCGTATTCTGCGGAGAAGAAGGCATGGTCGTCCAGGGCGGTCTTGCAACGTACGGCATAAACTATTACGAATTGGGCAAACAGACGGCCAAGCAGGCGGCGGCTATTCTCCGTGACGGCAAAAAACCGGCTGAAATGCCGATCGAATATCTTGAAACGTGCGACTTATCCGTGAACGCGGATACGGTGAAAGCAATCGGTATTGCGGTTCCGGCGGAAATTCAGGCGCAGCTGAAATAA
- a CDS encoding TRAP transporter substrate-binding protein has translation MKKIIFTLLALSVLGGTVFASGSGDKGSKTMVLRYAENQPQDYPTTQAAYKFAELVEQRTDGRIKVEVYYGAQLGDEKSVIEQLQFGAIDFTRVSLSPLAEFSKALNVLQLPYLYRDPEHMWKVLDGSIGDTFLKSVESNNLIGLSWFDAGARNFYNSVRPVTSLADMKGLKIRVQESQQMMDMVQALGANPTPMAYGEVYSGLQTGVIDGAENNWPSYESTSHFEVAKYFVLDEHTRVPEMQMISALTWKKLSAEDQKIIREAALESAKIERELWAAKENASEAKVKAGGAVVTELSAAEKQKFQDAMAPLYKKYGAGYESVIADIQAIK, from the coding sequence ATGAAGAAAATCATTTTTACGCTGCTCGCTCTGAGCGTACTTGGCGGAACCGTTTTTGCATCCGGTTCCGGTGACAAAGGTTCCAAAACGATGGTGCTCCGCTATGCTGAAAATCAGCCGCAGGATTATCCGACGACGCAGGCTGCGTACAAGTTTGCCGAACTGGTCGAACAGCGCACCGACGGACGCATCAAAGTCGAAGTGTATTACGGAGCGCAGCTCGGTGATGAAAAATCGGTTATCGAACAGCTGCAGTTCGGCGCTATCGATTTTACGCGCGTATCGCTTTCTCCGCTCGCCGAATTCAGCAAGGCGCTGAACGTACTGCAGCTGCCGTATTTGTATCGCGATCCCGAACACATGTGGAAAGTACTCGACGGATCCATCGGCGATACGTTCCTTAAATCCGTGGAGTCGAATAATCTGATCGGCCTTTCCTGGTTCGACGCCGGCGCGCGTAATTTTTACAATTCGGTTCGCCCTGTCACCTCTTTAGCCGATATGAAAGGTTTGAAAATCCGCGTGCAGGAATCGCAGCAGATGATGGACATGGTGCAGGCGCTGGGCGCCAATCCCACGCCGATGGCGTACGGTGAAGTCTATTCGGGATTGCAGACCGGAGTTATCGACGGTGCCGAAAACAATTGGCCGTCGTACGAATCGACGTCCCATTTTGAAGTGGCCAAGTATTTCGTCCTCGACGAACATACCCGCGTTCCCGAAATGCAGATGATTTCCGCCCTGACCTGGAAAAAACTTTCCGCCGAAGATCAGAAAATTATCCGCGAAGCGGCGCTGGAATCCGCAAAAATCGAACGCGAATTGTGGGCAGCCAAAGAAAACGCTTCCGAAGCCAAGGTAAAAGCCGGCGGTGCCGTCGTGACAGAATTGTCCGCAGCCGAAAAACAGAAGTTTCAGGATGCGATGGCTCCGCTGTACAAAAAATACGGCGCGGGATATGAATCGGTGATCGCCGATATTCAAGCTATCAAATAG